The Lycium ferocissimum isolate CSIRO_LF1 chromosome 1, AGI_CSIRO_Lferr_CH_V1, whole genome shotgun sequence genome includes a region encoding these proteins:
- the LOC132030713 gene encoding myb-related protein 308-like, translating into MGRKPCCSEEGLKKGAWTTNEDMILTEYVKEHGEGTGWRSLPKKAGLLRCGKSCRLRWVNYLKPGLKRGSFTPEEEDLIVRLYTLLGSRWSLIAGRIPGRTDNDIKNYWNTHLLKKLKAQGNEPRRHKSLASHTRRRTKEKANVPSQTYHKNDDEKKKRRKKKKGKITENGSNIEEGEQVAKKTEEQCHTQDSVQAVSANNHNFTSSSSSQDVTSSAASTSEVNLEENDNIGIYEKFQVIDELLLDDNCLLSLNQCTEFNTESQMMLNEIYQEYFQLVSENSYHIK; encoded by the exons ATGGGAAGAAAACCATGTTGTTCTGAAGAAGGTTTGAAGAAAGGTGCATGGACTACAAACGAGGATATGATTCTTACTGAATATGTCAAGGAACATGGAGAAGGCACTGGATGGAGATCTCTTCCTAAGAAAGCTG GGCTACTCAGATGTGGAAAGAGTTGCAGATTAAGATGGGTGAACTATCTTAAGCCAGGGCTCAAGAGAGGTAGCTTTACACCTGAAGAAGAAGATCTTATTGTTCGACTTTATACTCTTTTGGGTAGTCGGTGGTCCCTTATTGCTGGAAGAATACCTGGTAGAACAGACAATGACATCAAGAATTATTGGAACACACATCTTCTCAAGAAACTCAAAGCTCAAGGAAATGAGCCAAGAAGACACAAATCTCTTGCAAGCCACACTAGAAGAAGAACAAAGGAGAAAGCAAATGTCCCTTCCCAAACTTACCATAAAAATGACGacgaaaagaagaagaggaggaagaagaagaagggaaaaattACAGAAAACGGTAGTAACATTGAAGAGGGAGAACAAGTAGCTAAGAAGACAGAGGAGCAGTGCCATACGCAGGATTCTGTGCAAGCAGTGTCAGCTAATAATCACAATTTTACAA GTTCTTCTAGTAGTCAAGATGTTACAAGCAGTGCAGCCTCTACTAGTGAAGTAAATCTTGAAGAAAATGACAACATTGGAATTTATGAGAAATTTCAGGTGATAGATGAATTACTCCTGGATGATAATTGCCTTCTTTCACTTAATCAATGCACAGAGTTCAATACTGAAAGCCAGATGATGTTGAACGAGATTTATCAAGAGTATTTTCAGCTTGTTTCCGAAAATTCATATCATATTAAATAA